One Leifsonia shinshuensis DNA window includes the following coding sequences:
- a CDS encoding ABC transporter substrate-binding protein: MPIKKRLGGLVAVAVASLALAACSGHASTADKNAPAKTSLTVAVAATPTSYDLDGSWAASNENYTMWSQTQIGLLNYKTTTKNGVVTTDFTHFVGALADAKNPYTVSDNGQTYTFHLRTGVKSQAGNPFTAEDVYWSVERKLSDKGVGLTQIKNYFNSMSQVQIIDDHTIAFHLHNAGNDNVFLPIFTGQTGRMYDKVELLKHATTDDPWAVKWAAQNTGWGYGPYVVDSVSAGQQVVLKANPNYPVGHPAFTTITMKVVPDSGTRAQLLASGNVDVAEALTPSDLNSIKDSAKVTEPSVDHPIEFDDISLVQNKAPFDDALVRQAFNYAIPYDKIISQVYEGFAVPSPGWFTPTMGVPGLSTKPAYTYDAKKAKALLAKAGKSSVDVTLSISNASPDIVDTAIMIGSYAKKAGFNVTVDQLNPADFATGRLKQTFQALIASNRVQVQVPSFVNNFFLPGDPSNSGAFIPNDEWKSLMSTAIAAGTGTSKEAAPHWQKVNDYINQDASQLPLLYKQPNQAYSKDLSNLSYRYDSTVDYSILTPAGG; this comes from the coding sequence GTGCCCATTAAGAAGAGACTGGGAGGCCTCGTCGCTGTCGCCGTCGCCTCCCTGGCGTTGGCGGCCTGCAGCGGCCACGCCAGCACCGCCGACAAGAACGCCCCGGCCAAAACCTCGCTCACGGTCGCGGTCGCTGCGACGCCGACGAGCTACGACCTCGACGGGTCCTGGGCTGCGTCGAACGAGAACTACACGATGTGGTCGCAGACGCAGATCGGCTTGCTCAACTACAAGACCACGACGAAGAACGGGGTCGTGACCACCGACTTCACACACTTCGTCGGTGCGCTCGCCGACGCGAAGAACCCGTACACCGTCAGCGACAACGGTCAGACCTATACCTTTCACCTCCGGACGGGTGTGAAATCCCAGGCCGGCAATCCGTTCACCGCGGAGGACGTCTACTGGTCGGTGGAGCGGAAGCTCAGCGACAAAGGTGTCGGGCTGACGCAGATCAAGAACTACTTCAACTCGATGAGCCAGGTGCAGATCATCGACGACCACACGATCGCGTTCCACCTGCACAACGCCGGGAACGACAACGTCTTCCTGCCGATCTTCACTGGGCAGACCGGCCGGATGTACGACAAGGTCGAGCTGCTCAAGCACGCGACCACCGACGACCCGTGGGCCGTCAAGTGGGCGGCTCAGAACACCGGTTGGGGCTACGGGCCGTACGTCGTGGACTCGGTCAGCGCAGGCCAGCAGGTCGTGTTGAAGGCGAACCCGAACTATCCGGTCGGCCACCCCGCGTTCACGACCATCACGATGAAGGTCGTGCCGGACTCCGGCACGCGCGCCCAGCTCCTCGCCTCCGGGAACGTGGACGTGGCCGAGGCGCTGACGCCGAGCGACCTCAACTCCATCAAGGACTCGGCTAAGGTCACCGAGCCCTCCGTCGACCACCCGATCGAGTTCGACGACATCTCGCTGGTGCAGAACAAGGCGCCGTTCGACGACGCGCTCGTCCGTCAGGCGTTCAACTACGCGATCCCGTACGACAAGATCATCAGTCAGGTCTACGAGGGCTTCGCCGTTCCCAGCCCGGGCTGGTTCACCCCGACTATGGGTGTGCCCGGCCTCTCGACCAAGCCCGCCTACACCTACGACGCGAAGAAGGCGAAGGCGCTCCTCGCGAAGGCCGGCAAGTCCAGCGTCGACGTCACCCTGTCGATCTCGAATGCGAGCCCCGACATCGTCGACACCGCGATCATGATCGGCTCCTATGCCAAGAAGGCCGGCTTCAACGTCACGGTCGACCAGCTCAACCCGGCCGACTTCGCCACCGGGCGACTGAAGCAGACGTTCCAGGCTCTGATCGCATCCAACCGGGTGCAGGTGCAGGTGCCGTCGTTCGTCAACAACTTCTTCCTCCCCGGCGACCCGAGCAACAGCGGCGCGTTCATCCCGAACGATGAATGGAAGTCGCTGATGTCGACGGCCATCGCGGCGGGTACGGGCACCAGCAAGGAGGCAGCCCCGCACTGGCAGAAGGTCAACGACTACATCAACCAGGACGCCAGCCAGTTGCCACTGCTGTACAAGCAGCCGAACCAGGCCTACAGCAAGGACCTCTCGAACCTGTCCTACCGCTACGACAGCACGGTGGACTATAGCATCCTCACGCCGGCCGGCGGCTGA
- a CDS encoding ABC transporter permease codes for MSWYRSNRWWVLRLARLPLDIFVFATIAFFLVRLLPGDPVSVALSSRSGTVSAASAAAVRTQMGLDGTVWDQLVRFWGGLLHGDLGHSLVTGAPVLDEVFSRLPSTIELILLGLIGSLLLCLALGFLYLRFSNRALRGAIRTYASFATTVPVFVVAIFLIVIFYVVLDWLPAPLGRVSSGVLPVVTGFPLLDEALTGNWGMLGETTVQYIMPVAAMVLTYTPNLLTQFIGGLDRELVQPTTRFQVAAGVPRRWIFFSVFRRSLSSVVVVFGLFFGSLIGGAVTIESLFGFGGIGALGVRSVQAVDFTALQGFLVVVVAVCLIAMLAVDLVNMWLDPRRRPGIESEAN; via the coding sequence ATGAGCTGGTACCGATCGAACCGGTGGTGGGTGCTCAGGCTCGCCCGGCTGCCACTGGACATCTTCGTCTTCGCGACCATCGCCTTCTTCCTCGTGCGTCTGTTGCCGGGCGACCCGGTCAGCGTTGCGCTCTCGTCCCGCTCGGGCACGGTGTCGGCCGCGTCGGCGGCCGCCGTCCGCACCCAGATGGGACTCGACGGCACCGTGTGGGATCAGCTGGTGCGTTTCTGGGGCGGCCTCCTGCACGGAGACCTCGGCCACTCACTTGTCACAGGCGCTCCGGTCCTCGACGAGGTGTTCTCCCGGCTCCCGTCCACGATCGAACTGATCCTGCTCGGCCTCATCGGTTCGCTGCTCCTCTGCCTCGCCCTCGGATTCCTCTACCTGCGGTTCTCCAACCGGGCACTGCGCGGGGCGATCAGGACCTATGCCTCGTTCGCGACGACCGTCCCTGTGTTCGTGGTCGCGATCTTCCTGATCGTGATCTTCTACGTCGTCCTCGACTGGTTGCCGGCACCACTGGGCAGGGTGTCATCGGGAGTCCTGCCGGTGGTCACCGGCTTCCCGCTGCTGGACGAGGCGCTGACCGGCAACTGGGGGATGCTCGGCGAGACGACCGTGCAGTACATCATGCCCGTCGCGGCGATGGTGCTCACCTACACGCCGAACCTGCTGACCCAGTTCATCGGCGGCCTCGACCGCGAGCTCGTCCAGCCGACCACCCGTTTCCAGGTCGCCGCCGGCGTGCCCCGCCGATGGATCTTCTTCAGCGTCTTCCGTCGGTCGCTGTCGAGCGTCGTGGTCGTCTTCGGCCTCTTCTTCGGGTCGCTCATCGGCGGCGCCGTCACCATCGAGAGCCTGTTCGGATTCGGCGGGATCGGCGCGCTCGGCGTCCGATCGGTGCAGGCGGTCGACTTCACGGCGCTCCAAGGCTTCCTGGTGGTGGTCGTCGCCGTCTGCCTGATCGCGATGCTCGCCGTCGACCTGGTGAACATGTGGCTCGACCCACGGCGTCGGCCCGGTATCGAGAGCGAGGCCAACTGA
- a CDS encoding ABC transporter permease has translation MAQTLAIAAVKSRPARARVNWLRVTLAFLPLAIILALAVFAPLIAPYDPVTTVAASRLAPSADHLFGTDSVGMDVFSRTIYGARVAVQFGVAVAVCSTAGGILIGTFIGLSESSRGLAGWIGRFLNQVSDYFIAIPSIILGIVVVGIMGSSPVALIIAITLCLIQATIKLTRAEVLRVRREGYLEAAELAGESPLRAAFVHVVPNSIGPAMRNMPLVFGNCVIILASLGFIGVGVKAPTPEWGYMISSGISSLMLGRWWPTVFPAIFVALSVLAIAHSSRAIPQVWPYLAAHVKKRYRTERKSRAH, from the coding sequence ATGGCGCAGACCCTGGCGATCGCCGCCGTGAAGTCGCGGCCGGCTCGAGCACGCGTGAACTGGCTCCGAGTGACTCTGGCGTTCCTTCCGCTGGCGATCATCCTCGCCCTCGCGGTCTTCGCGCCCCTGATCGCGCCCTACGACCCGGTCACGACCGTCGCCGCCTCACGGCTGGCCCCGTCGGCGGACCACCTGTTCGGCACCGACTCGGTGGGGATGGACGTCTTCTCCCGCACGATCTACGGCGCGAGGGTGGCGGTGCAGTTCGGTGTGGCCGTGGCCGTATGCAGCACCGCCGGCGGCATCCTGATCGGGACCTTCATCGGCCTGTCCGAGAGCAGCCGGGGACTCGCCGGCTGGATCGGACGCTTCCTCAACCAGGTCAGCGACTACTTCATCGCGATCCCCTCCATCATCCTCGGCATCGTCGTCGTCGGAATCATGGGATCGTCGCCGGTCGCGCTCATCATCGCGATCACGCTGTGCCTGATCCAGGCGACGATCAAGCTCACCCGCGCCGAAGTGCTGCGGGTGCGCCGCGAGGGCTATCTGGAAGCGGCCGAGCTCGCGGGGGAGAGCCCGCTCCGAGCGGCGTTCGTACACGTCGTGCCCAACTCGATCGGCCCGGCCATGCGCAACATGCCGCTCGTCTTCGGCAACTGCGTGATCATCCTCGCCAGCCTCGGCTTCATCGGCGTCGGCGTCAAAGCGCCCACGCCGGAATGGGGCTACATGATCTCGTCCGGGATCTCCTCCCTCATGCTCGGTCGCTGGTGGCCGACCGTGTTCCCCGCGATCTTCGTCGCGCTCTCCGTCCTCGCGATCGCCCACTCGTCGCGAGCGATCCCCCAGGTGTGGCCGTACCTAGCGGCACACGTCAAAAAGCGATATCGCACCGAAAGGAAGAGTCGTGCCCATTAA
- a CDS encoding ABC transporter ATP-binding protein gives MTAKGTDFELVLDGVQKDFGRGHRKVTAVQPVDLRVDADSKVGVIGESGSGKSTLARMIVGLEQPTRGTISYRGRSVADWLSNRTDRLAYRQQVQYVAQDTTSFDPRQTFLEAISVPLRILRGVTNRAEIRERLDAIAADLALDPALFSRYPHQVSGGQRQRFALARSLVVEPRLLICDEVVSALDVSVQGAVLNLIKRHVDRHRMGLVFVAHGLPAVTFISSDLLVMRHGEVVERGAVGRVVDGPEHAYTRELLDAYADSSSPERREAAS, from the coding sequence ATGACCGCGAAGGGCACGGACTTCGAGCTGGTGCTCGACGGCGTTCAGAAGGATTTCGGCCGCGGCCACCGCAAGGTCACAGCGGTCCAGCCGGTCGACCTCCGCGTCGACGCGGACTCCAAGGTCGGCGTCATCGGGGAGTCGGGGTCGGGCAAGTCGACCCTCGCCCGCATGATCGTCGGGTTGGAGCAGCCGACCCGCGGCACGATCTCCTACCGCGGTCGATCCGTCGCGGACTGGCTCTCCAACCGCACCGACCGGCTCGCCTACCGTCAGCAGGTCCAGTACGTGGCACAGGACACGACATCGTTCGACCCGCGCCAGACCTTCCTGGAGGCGATCTCCGTCCCGCTGCGGATCCTGCGCGGAGTCACGAACCGGGCGGAGATCCGCGAGCGCCTCGACGCGATCGCCGCGGACCTCGCGCTCGACCCGGCGCTGTTCTCCCGCTATCCCCATCAGGTCTCCGGCGGGCAACGCCAGCGGTTCGCGCTCGCTCGCTCCCTCGTCGTCGAACCGCGCCTCCTGATCTGCGACGAGGTCGTCTCCGCACTCGACGTTTCGGTGCAGGGTGCGGTGCTCAACCTCATCAAGCGTCACGTCGACCGGCACAGGATGGGGCTCGTCTTCGTGGCGCACGGACTCCCGGCCGTCACCTTCATCAGTTCGGACCTGCTGGTCATGCGCCACGGCGAGGTGGTCGAGCGCGGTGCCGTCGGGCGCGTGGTCGACGGGCCGGAGCACGCCTACACCCGGGAACTGCTCGACGCCTACGCCGACTCGTCGAGCCCTGAGCGACGGGAGGCCGCGTCATGA
- a CDS encoding tyrosine-type recombinase/integrase yields the protein MWGTPKNHERRSVPFPDLLTAPLKARCAGRDPEEPVSVGPDGGVLRAGNFRNRVFNAAVARCMEADDTFPRLTPHDLRHTAASLAVSAGANVKSVQRMLGHASAAMTLDVYADLFDDDLDDVANALDAQAAKSVVVKM from the coding sequence GTGTGGGGAACGCCGAAGAATCACGAACGGCGCTCGGTTCCCTTCCCAGATCTGCTGACGGCTCCGCTCAAGGCTCGGTGCGCGGGTCGCGACCCCGAGGAGCCGGTCTCCGTCGGCCCCGACGGCGGTGTGCTTAGGGCCGGCAACTTCCGCAACCGGGTCTTCAACGCAGCAGTCGCCCGGTGCATGGAAGCGGATGACACCTTTCCGCGCCTGACTCCCCACGACCTCAGACACACGGCCGCGTCACTCGCCGTCTCCGCCGGCGCGAACGTCAAGTCCGTCCAACGGATGCTCGGCCACGCCTCCGCCGCGATGACCCTCGACGTCTACGCGGACCTCTTCGACGATGACCTTGACGACGTTGCCAACGCACTCGATGCCCAGGCTGCGAAATCAGTTGTAGTCAAAATGTAG
- the tilS gene encoding tRNA lysidine(34) synthetase TilS, producing the protein MRLNGSSGEVPGGESAAGVPRRPRLTPPIADARRAVREALADAAALPPVDPHDDHGPARPAPLAPGALVLVGLSGGADSLALAAATAFEAPRRGYLAGAIVVDHGLQPGSAEVAEAAAAQARDLGLDPVLLERVTVAAGTSGPEGDARAARHAAFERARAATGAARILLAHTLDDQAETVLLGLARGSGPSSLQGMRPDTGALLRPFLCLRRGTTRAFCADSGLTPWDDPHNDDPSYARVRVRTRLLPALEDELGPGVAEALARTAEQLREDDDALDGLALEWAQELVSQTDDGAVALDVRGLAADPAALRQRIIRLVVSAEFGVSLSRAHTLAVAELITGWHGQGPLSLPGVRVVRQNGLLTFHPDS; encoded by the coding sequence ATGCGCCTCAACGGGTCCTCGGGTGAAGTGCCGGGTGGAGAGTCGGCGGCGGGGGTTCCGCGCCGGCCGCGCCTGACGCCCCCGATCGCCGACGCCCGCCGCGCGGTGCGGGAGGCCCTGGCCGACGCGGCCGCCCTGCCGCCCGTCGATCCGCACGACGACCACGGCCCGGCCCGGCCCGCGCCGCTCGCTCCCGGAGCGCTGGTGCTCGTCGGCCTGAGCGGGGGAGCGGACTCCCTCGCCCTCGCGGCGGCGACCGCGTTCGAGGCGCCCCGGCGCGGATACCTTGCCGGCGCGATCGTCGTCGACCACGGCCTCCAGCCCGGCTCGGCGGAGGTCGCCGAGGCGGCGGCCGCCCAGGCGCGCGACCTCGGCCTCGACCCCGTGCTCCTGGAGCGCGTCACCGTCGCGGCCGGAACATCCGGTCCGGAGGGGGACGCCCGCGCGGCTCGGCACGCCGCCTTCGAACGCGCCCGCGCCGCGACCGGCGCCGCCCGGATCCTGCTCGCCCACACCCTCGACGACCAGGCCGAGACCGTGCTGCTGGGTCTCGCCCGCGGCTCCGGCCCGTCCAGCCTCCAGGGCATGCGCCCGGACACCGGCGCACTGCTGCGCCCGTTCCTCTGCCTGCGCCGCGGGACAACGCGCGCCTTCTGCGCCGACAGCGGCCTGACCCCGTGGGACGACCCGCACAACGACGACCCCTCCTACGCGCGCGTACGGGTGCGCACCCGGCTGCTGCCCGCGCTGGAGGACGAGCTCGGTCCCGGCGTGGCCGAGGCGCTCGCGCGTACCGCAGAACAGCTCCGCGAGGACGACGACGCGCTCGACGGGCTGGCCCTGGAATGGGCGCAGGAGCTGGTCAGCCAGACGGACGACGGCGCCGTCGCCCTGGACGTCCGCGGCCTCGCCGCCGACCCCGCGGCGCTCCGCCAGCGCATCATCCGGCTGGTCGTCTCGGCCGAGTTCGGGGTGTCGCTGAGCAGGGCGCACACCCTCGCCGTGGCCGAGCTGATCACGGGGTGGCACGGCCAGGGTCCGCTCAGCCTGCCAGGCGTTAGAGTTGTCAGGCAGAACGGCCTGCTCACGTTTCACCCCGACAGCTAA
- a CDS encoding peptidoglycan DD-metalloendopeptidase family protein — protein sequence MRYATRDETLRRRPRRALLRLLAVGAIALTGVVGSIAAPAYADQYPSWQDVQNAKANEAAAAAQVTRITTLIAQLNQEVSDTQAAAVKRGEELQAAEAAFDEADMKARDLESQAAASQQKADNAGAQAGKLAAQLYRTGGRNLTANLFLSGNGASGTNPETLLTSLGSMSKLTEQSDKVYTDAKVAQNTAKALSAQAEVAKAEREKLRVAATAALQAAVAAAKAAQDKLAEQQKQIVVMQAQLAALRDATAKTVSGYEAGVAAAAAAAAARGSGGLPGGYVGPQGWAVPAAGPITDGFGARPSPGGVGSTYHMGIDIGASCNAPIYAAHSGTVIYAGPDGSYGNFVLIDNGGGINTGYAHIRNGGILVGIGQSVGAGQPIAHVGTTGASTGCHLHFEVRVNGQKIDGIPFMRARQAPLG from the coding sequence ATGAGATACGCGACGAGAGACGAGACGCTTCGGCGCAGGCCGCGCCGGGCGCTGCTGCGCCTCCTCGCCGTCGGCGCCATCGCCCTGACCGGGGTCGTCGGCTCCATCGCCGCACCGGCATACGCAGACCAGTACCCGAGCTGGCAGGACGTCCAGAACGCCAAGGCCAACGAGGCTGCGGCGGCCGCGCAGGTGACGCGCATCACGACTCTGATCGCGCAGCTCAACCAGGAGGTCTCCGACACACAGGCCGCAGCGGTCAAGCGCGGCGAGGAGCTGCAGGCCGCGGAGGCCGCCTTCGACGAAGCCGACATGAAGGCCAGGGACCTGGAGTCGCAGGCCGCCGCGAGCCAGCAGAAGGCCGACAACGCGGGCGCCCAGGCGGGCAAGCTCGCCGCCCAGCTCTACCGCACCGGCGGCCGCAACCTCACGGCCAACCTCTTCCTGAGCGGCAACGGCGCCAGCGGCACGAACCCCGAGACCCTGCTGACCAGCCTCGGGAGCATGTCCAAGCTCACCGAGCAGTCCGACAAGGTCTACACCGACGCGAAGGTCGCGCAGAACACCGCGAAGGCGCTGTCGGCGCAGGCGGAGGTCGCCAAGGCCGAGCGCGAGAAGCTGCGCGTCGCAGCGACCGCCGCGCTCCAGGCCGCGGTCGCCGCCGCGAAGGCCGCCCAGGACAAGCTCGCCGAGCAGCAGAAGCAGATCGTGGTCATGCAGGCCCAGCTGGCCGCGCTGCGCGACGCCACGGCCAAGACCGTCTCGGGCTACGAGGCGGGCGTCGCGGCTGCGGCAGCGGCGGCAGCGGCGCGCGGCTCGGGAGGCCTCCCCGGCGGGTACGTCGGACCGCAGGGCTGGGCGGTTCCCGCGGCCGGCCCGATCACCGACGGCTTCGGCGCGCGCCCGTCGCCCGGCGGCGTCGGCAGCACCTACCACATGGGCATCGACATCGGCGCCTCCTGCAACGCGCCCATCTACGCGGCGCACAGCGGCACGGTCATCTACGCCGGCCCGGACGGCAGCTACGGCAACTTCGTCCTCATCGACAACGGCGGCGGCATCAACACCGGCTACGCGCACATCCGCAACGGCGGCATCCTCGTCGGCATCGGCCAGAGCGTCGGCGCCGGACAGCCCATCGCCCACGTGGGAACCACCGGGGCGTCCACGGGCTGCCACCTGCACTTCGAGGTGCGGGTGAACGGTCAGAAGATCGACGGAATCCCCTTCATGAGAGCAAGGCAGGCACCCCTTGGCTAG
- a CDS encoding ATP-binding cassette domain-containing protein: MNRLPQQRTADEAIAVERFAVAYRTDAGLVPAVSDVSFALRRSERLAIVGESGSGKTTLAMAIAGLLSHDTAQIDYRMARVAGTPVDMRASSSVIPVRHEGVSMIFQDAMTSLDPVATIGHQFRSVLGAHGGSRRSRIRSESLQWIERVGIPNPQRVLKLRPYELSGGMRQRVMIALALCSDPAVLIADEPTSALDVVVSRRIMDLVLTLAVELGTAVIVITHDIDLARKYTDRMLVLYQGEVQDLCDTAGLAEEEHSPYTRALLDCVPRLHDHDRESLPTLARAVGREAS; the protein is encoded by the coding sequence GTGAATCGACTTCCGCAGCAGCGCACCGCAGACGAGGCGATCGCCGTCGAGCGCTTCGCGGTGGCATACCGGACGGACGCCGGGCTCGTCCCGGCGGTGTCGGATGTCAGCTTCGCGCTGCGCCGCTCCGAGCGGCTGGCGATCGTCGGCGAGTCCGGCTCAGGCAAGACCACTCTCGCTATGGCGATCGCCGGCCTCCTCTCCCATGACACGGCCCAGATCGACTACCGGATGGCCCGCGTCGCGGGCACGCCGGTCGACATGCGGGCCAGTTCGAGTGTCATCCCCGTCCGGCACGAAGGCGTCTCGATGATCTTCCAGGACGCGATGACATCCCTCGACCCGGTCGCCACCATCGGCCACCAGTTCCGCTCGGTGCTCGGCGCGCACGGCGGCAGCCGCCGGTCGCGCATCCGCTCGGAGTCGCTGCAGTGGATCGAACGCGTCGGCATCCCGAACCCGCAGCGGGTGCTCAAGCTCCGCCCTTACGAGCTCTCCGGCGGGATGCGACAGCGCGTCATGATCGCCCTCGCGCTCTGCAGCGACCCGGCGGTACTGATCGCCGACGAGCCGACCTCGGCGCTCGACGTCGTGGTGAGCCGCCGGATCATGGACCTCGTCCTCACGCTGGCGGTCGAGCTGGGGACGGCCGTCATCGTCATCACCCACGACATCGACCTGGCCCGCAAATACACCGACCGGATGCTCGTGCTCTACCAGGGCGAAGTGCAGGACCTCTGCGATACGGCCGGTCTCGCCGAAGAGGAGCACTCGCCGTACACGCGAGCACTGCTCGACTGCGTCCCGCGGCTTCACGATCACGACAGGGAGTCGCTTCCGACTCTCGCCCGCGCCGTCGGCAGGGAGGCGTCATGA
- the hpt gene encoding hypoxanthine phosphoribosyltransferase, translating into MELTDVHDDLTEILITEEQIRSRIAELSRTVEADYAGKDVLLIGVLKGAVMVMADLSRELRIPVTMDWMAVSSYGSGTASSGVVRILKDLDTDLSGKTVLIVEDIIDSGLTLSWLLSNLRSRGPESIEIFTLLRKPEAARVEIDVKYVGFDIPNQFVVGYGLDYAERYRNLRGVGILAPAVYS; encoded by the coding sequence ATGGAACTCACGGACGTTCACGACGACCTGACCGAGATTCTGATCACCGAGGAGCAGATCCGCTCCCGCATCGCCGAGCTGAGCCGGACGGTCGAGGCCGACTACGCCGGCAAGGACGTCCTGCTGATCGGCGTCCTCAAGGGCGCGGTCATGGTGATGGCCGACCTGTCCCGCGAGCTGCGCATCCCGGTCACGATGGACTGGATGGCGGTCAGCTCCTACGGCAGCGGCACAGCGTCGAGCGGCGTCGTGCGCATCCTCAAAGACCTGGACACCGACCTCAGCGGCAAGACCGTGCTGATCGTCGAGGACATCATCGACTCGGGCCTCACGCTGTCGTGGCTGCTCTCGAACCTCCGCAGCCGCGGCCCGGAGTCGATCGAGATCTTCACGCTCCTCCGCAAGCCGGAGGCCGCCCGCGTCGAGATCGACGTGAAGTACGTCGGCTTCGACATCCCCAACCAGTTCGTCGTCGGCTATGGCCTCGACTACGCCGAGCGCTACCGCAACCTCCGCGGCGTCGGCATCCTGGCGCCGGCCGTCTACAGCTAG
- a CDS encoding C40 family peptidase, with product MASDTSKNSRTRTGLAIGAGVMGAVTASIGIVAPAHAVDYPSWNDVQQAKANVANQQAMITNITTLIGGLQSSVDAARVASEKAAEAYFQAKDALTAATAKQADLEKQSADAAAKAKTSQMRAGLLASHLAKAGGGTDVSTELLLKGGGTGSNADKLLFQLGTMSKLTEQSKAVYDQATKDKNTAESLNAQAKTAKTEREKLAAAADQALTAAQNAQSAAQAALVEQQNKSTELVAQLATLKNTSTQVEAAYLQGEKIRQEQAAAAAAAAAAAEAARQAAIRQQQQQAAQQQQSSGGSSGGSSGGGGGGGPVAPPNGNVVQTAIAYANAQLGKPYIFGGEGPTGYDCSGLTMKAYAYAGVYIGSHSVNNQYYTALNRGQIVPYSQRQAGDLIFWGDGPGNFYHVGIYIGGGMMIAAPTEGDVVKVQSVWGSPWGQVARPSA from the coding sequence TTGGCTAGCGACACTTCGAAGAACTCCCGTACCCGCACCGGCCTCGCGATCGGCGCCGGCGTGATGGGGGCCGTCACGGCCTCCATCGGCATCGTCGCGCCCGCGCACGCGGTCGACTACCCGTCCTGGAACGACGTCCAGCAGGCGAAGGCCAACGTCGCCAACCAGCAGGCGATGATCACCAACATCACCACGCTGATCGGCGGCCTCCAGAGTAGCGTCGACGCGGCCAGGGTCGCGTCCGAGAAGGCGGCGGAGGCCTACTTCCAGGCCAAGGACGCCCTCACGGCGGCGACGGCCAAGCAGGCGGACCTCGAGAAGCAGTCGGCCGACGCGGCCGCGAAGGCGAAGACCTCGCAGATGCGCGCCGGGCTGCTCGCCTCCCATCTGGCCAAGGCCGGGGGAGGGACGGACGTCAGCACCGAGCTGCTGCTGAAGGGCGGCGGCACCGGCTCGAACGCCGACAAGCTGCTCTTCCAGCTCGGCACGATGAGCAAGCTCACCGAGCAGTCGAAGGCCGTCTACGACCAGGCGACCAAGGACAAGAACACCGCCGAGTCGCTGAACGCGCAGGCCAAGACGGCGAAGACCGAGCGCGAGAAGCTCGCGGCCGCCGCCGACCAGGCGCTGACCGCCGCGCAGAACGCGCAGTCCGCTGCGCAGGCGGCGCTCGTGGAGCAGCAGAACAAGTCGACGGAGCTGGTCGCACAGCTCGCCACCCTCAAGAACACCTCGACGCAGGTGGAGGCGGCGTACCTGCAGGGCGAGAAGATCCGGCAGGAGCAGGCTGCTGCCGCGGCGGCGGCCGCTGCGGCCGCGGAGGCCGCACGGCAGGCCGCGATCCGCCAGCAGCAGCAGCAGGCGGCGCAGCAGCAGCAGAGCAGCGGCGGCTCGTCCGGCGGTTCGTCGGGCGGTGGCGGCGGGGGCGGCCCGGTCGCCCCGCCGAACGGCAACGTCGTCCAGACCGCGATCGCGTACGCGAACGCCCAGCTCGGCAAGCCGTACATCTTCGGCGGCGAGGGCCCGACCGGCTACGACTGCTCCGGCCTCACGATGAAGGCGTACGCGTACGCAGGCGTCTACATCGGCTCGCACTCGGTCAACAACCAGTACTACACGGCCCTGAACCGCGGCCAGATCGTGCCGTACAGCCAGCGCCAGGCCGGCGACCTCATCTTCTGGGGCGACGGCCCAGGCAACTTCTACCACGTGGGCATCTACATCGGCGGCGGCATGATGATCGCCGCGCCCACCGAGGGCGATGTGGTCAAGGTCCAGTCGGTCTGGGGCTCGCCCTGGGGTCAGGTGGCGCGCCCGTCCGCCTGA
- a CDS encoding inorganic diphosphatase, whose translation MAAYDVVIEIPKGSHNKYEVDHETGRVYLDRVLFTSFVYPTDYGFFENTLGLDGDPVDALVLLEHPVFPGVGVKVRPVGVLNMSDEAGSDAKVIAVPHKDPRWLHIQDVNDIPEQTRKEIEHFFARYKDLEPGKFVNIEGWGDAAEAEAIVEAGFAKLAAEGH comes from the coding sequence ATGGCCGCATACGACGTCGTCATCGAGATCCCGAAGGGGAGCCACAACAAGTACGAGGTGGACCACGAGACCGGACGGGTCTACCTGGACCGCGTGCTGTTCACCAGCTTCGTGTACCCGACCGACTACGGCTTCTTCGAGAACACCCTCGGCCTCGACGGCGACCCGGTCGACGCGCTGGTGCTGCTCGAGCACCCGGTCTTTCCCGGCGTCGGCGTCAAGGTGCGCCCGGTCGGCGTGCTCAACATGTCCGACGAGGCCGGCAGCGACGCCAAGGTGATCGCCGTGCCGCACAAGGACCCGCGCTGGCTGCACATCCAGGACGTGAACGACATCCCGGAGCAGACCCGCAAGGAGATCGAGCACTTCTTCGCCCGCTACAAGGACCTGGAGCCGGGCAAGTTCGTCAACATCGAGGGCTGGGGCGACGCCGCGGAGGCCGAGGCCATCGTCGAGGCCGGCTTCGCGAAGCTCGCCGCCGAGGGCCACTGA